TCAGCGGCGGAACGGGTTCGCAGACGAGCGAGACTGTTGCACGGCTACCGGGTGTCAGGGTGGTCGGGACCAAGAGGCCGCTCGCGATCGACGGGGGTCTTCTCCGGCAGCGGTATCGCCTTGGCTGTCTGACCCGCTGACTGGTATGCAGCGGCGAGGTTGTTGCGTGTGGTGAGAGTGGTGGAGTGGTCGGGACCGAGAATCCGCTCGGCGTCGGTGAGGTTGCGCCCTAGGAGGGGAATCGCCTCGGCTGTCCGACCGGCTGACTGGTATCCAGCGGCGAGATTGTTGCGGAAAAGCAGGGTGGTGGGGTGGTCGGGTCCCAGGATCCGCTCCGAGTCGGTGAGGTTGCGCTCGAGTAGTGGGATTGCGTCAACCTTCCGACCCGCCGAATGGTAGGCGTTGGCGAGGTTGTTGCGGGAGGTCAAGGTGGCGGGGTGGTCGGGACTGAGGACCCGCTCGCGATCGATGACATTGCGCTCTGCCAGCGGAATCGCCTCGATCACCCGACCCGTCAATTGGTATGCGCTAGCGAGGTTGTTGCGGGTGCGCAGGGTGGCGGGGTGGTCGACACCGAGGATCCGTTCACGATCGATGAGGGTTTTCTCGTACAGCGGTATCGCCTCAGTCAGTCGCCCCGCCAACCTGTAGGCATAGGCAAGGTGGTTACGGGAGGCCAGGGTGGCGGGGTGGTCGGGACCGAGGACCCGCTCTCGATCGACGACATTGCGCTCCAACAGCGAAATGGCCTCGATCACACGACCCGTCAATTGGTATGCGCTGGCGAGGTTGTTGCGGGAAGTCAGGGTGGCGGGGTGGTCGACACCGAGGACCCGCTCGCGATCGATGAGGGTTTTCTCGTACAGCGGTATCGCCTTCGCCGCACGCCCGGCGTCCCGGTAGGCGTCGGCAAGGTTGTTGCGGGAAGTCAGGGTGGCGGGGTGGTCGGTGCCCAGGATGTGTTCGACTTCGGTGAGGTTGTTCTCGTACAGCGGTATCGCCTCCGCCAGCCGACCCGCCTCCCGGTAGGCATTGGCGAGATGGTTGCGGCACGTCAGGGTGTTGGGATGATTGGGGCCATGGGCTCGCGCGCATTGAGCGAGAAACGGCTCGGCGATAGTGATCGCTCGATCTAGGCTCACAGTTTCGATCAAGTGGCGTATCGCCCAGAAGCGGCAAGCAACGGCGTCGTCGCGGACATCAGGTGAGGCGTGGGTAGGTACGCCACTTGCCCAGAGCGCTTCGATCTGGTCGACCAGATCAGCACCTACGGCGCGATAGACCCATGCCTGTTCGTGCTGGACAAGCCGTGGTCGCAGTACGGCGAGTGCGCTGGTGAGGAGATCGTCGCAGTCGTCGGCGTCCCGGTCGCGTTCGAGCAGCACACGGGCGGTAAGTCGATGCGCGAGTAGGCGGTCTTTTGCAGTGGACCAGTTCAGCAGTGAGTGCTGGGTGCCGCGGTCGATCGCCTCGTCGACCAGTTCGTCCAGTTTCGGGTCGGGATGGTGCAGCAATTCCCGGCGTATCCCGGACGGGGCGAGCACAGCGAACAATCTCAACAGCCAACGCACCACACTGTCGAGATCCGCGTCGCCGCGGGAAGCCTCAGCGGCCTGAATCGACAGCAGGATCGCCTGGTCGACCCGCAGCGGGTGATCGGCACCGTCCCTGCGGCGTAATACTCGTGGTAGGGATTGTGCCCGAAGCCGCTGCAGGTAGGTCTCGTAGCTCAGGGGTGGCCGCGCGGCGGTGATTACGGCTGCGGCCGCGGACAGCGCCAGTGGCAGGTAGCCGAGCTCTTTGGCCAATTTTTGCTCCCCGTCGGGATCATCGACGAGGCCGGTGGCCTCACGAAGGTAGGCCAAAGCCTGTTCGCGGGTGTAGCCGGTGCCTGCGTCTACAGTGACGTCGGCGAGCCACGTAATGGCGGTGTTGGTGGTGGTGATCAGGACCCGGGTGCCGCCGCGGGTGGGCAACACCGCGCGGAGCTGTTCGGGGTCGGTGGCGTTATCGAGTACCAGCAGGTATCGATCGGAGCTGTTGTTGAGGTGGTTGCACAGCCGCCGGGCCGATCGCAGCGTGTCCTCGCCAGGCGCGGAAAGACCCAAATAATCGGCGATCTCGGACAACCCGGCATGCAGGGTGTCGGCGGTTTCGGCGTTCACCCACCCGACCGACCCCTCCTCGTGGTCGAGGACGTGGCGGGCATAGGCGGCGGCCAGCTGCGTCTTGCCCGCCCCGCGCATCCCGGTCACCACCACGGCCACACGCCCCTGTGCCAGTCCCTCTTCCAGATCGGTGAGCTGCTCACGGCGCACGAAATGATCCGGTTCCCGTGGCACCGAACCGACCACCGCCCGACCCGGAACAGCGGGCTGCTTCGTGGGCGAATGGATGTCGATCCGCAGATCTCGACCGACTCGCACCTGGTCGAGGTCGAATGCCGGTAGACCCGCGGAGGCCCCCTGCTGGGTGTGTGACGCGTCCGGGCCGGGGATTACCCGCGCGCCACCGAAGGGTCCTCATCATCGGGCCTTCCGGCCCGCACCCCGCTGACCCTGATCGAGCCACCCGCTTTGACGTCGGTGGCCTCCACTCCGCTGCCTGCGGCCGCGGTGACGTCGCGGATCTCGATCTCCCCGCCGGCCTCGACCCGGGTCAGCTGCACACCCACCGCCGCGGCCGCCGCGGGGGCCTGCTCCTCGATCACTCGCAGCAGTTCCTCCGCCGCTGCCCGCACTTCCAGGTCCTCCCCGGCGCCGGCCTTGCCGAGTTCTTTCGCCAGGAGTTGACGCCGCAGCGGCTCCTGCGGGTCCCGCTCCACCCCGATGATCTCGGCCTCGATCACCCCGTACCGGCGAGACAGCAAATCCTTCAGCGCCTGATAGGAATCGGCCACCACCCGAGTGGCCACATCGGTCAGTCCCGTCGCTGCACCAGCCGCCACCGCAGCCGCGATCAACGTCACCGGATCCATCCGTCGAACCTCCCACTCGACTCACCACCGCGAACCAGCGGCGGACCCGCACAAACTAGCGGAAGACACATTCTCGCAGGGTCATTCATATCGACGACAGAAGTGGACGCCTCCGGCCGGACCTCGCCGAGGAGTTCACCGACAATTGTGCCCTTCATCACATCTTGGCCGCTCTCAATTTGCCCTGGCCAAACATCTGGGGCGGATAGTGCCGTCACTGCGACCAGGCCATTTCGTCGATCCACGGCTCGCATATCGGTCCCTCGCCCTGTCGGTCGGCGGTGGCGGGGATGGCGACGAAGGAATCTGCGAATGACCGTCGATCGAGGCCCTCGAGCTCGGATCGCGGTGCCGGGCGTTGCTTGGGGTACTCGAGTGGATTGCACGCGACTGGAAGGGTGCGGCTCCGGCGTGGCCCTTCACGTCGGCATAACAAGTGCCTGGCTGCGGAGAACTCCCGGAAACAACGCGGGCGCCCGGAGTGACCCGGGCGCCCGGCGCCTGTGCCCCCAGTAGGGCTCGAACCTACGACCTGCGGATTAAAAGTCCATTTTGACGCAAGATATCAAATCGCTGGACATGCGTCAATTTAGGTGACAAATCTGCAGTCCGAACAGCGAATCTGTGGACATTACTGCCCGGGCGTTCGGGGCGCGAGTGCGCATAGAGGTACATCCGTCTGCCCCATGACTGCCCCTCGCGGGAGCGGCATCTGCCCCATGGACGGCCGGGGTGGCTCTGATTGATCGGCTTGGAGGGGTCATCGAGCGGAGCCGGAAACGCAGGGCCTGTGCAATGACCTTCCTGTCGACTCCCGGCAGTCGGTTGGATGTCGCAGCCAAGCTCAGCCGGCGCGTGGGGTCGACCGGGGACAGGTGAGGCAGTGAAAGCTCTACGAGAAACGCTTCCTGAGCGACTTCTGAGGAGGGGTTAGGGGGTTCAATATGTGCTGTCCGTCGCCGAGCCTGGCCGAGTTGCGTCGAATGGCCATCGTGTATCGCCCCCACCTGGTGTCGTCCGACCATCGCACGTCGAGCATCTGAGTCAGCGGAGGGAGCATGGCCCGTTCCAAAGTGGCCCCAGACAAGTCTGTGTAGCTCAAGCCCGTGCTCGTTAGATCACCGGTCAACACCGCATCGCGCAGATCGGCATGATTCAAGATTGCATGAGTCAAGTTCGCGCCAGTGAAATCCGTCTCCGTTAGGTTGGCGTCGCTCAGGTTTGCGTCCGTCAGGTCTGCACCACGCAGGTTTGCGCGATGCATGTTGGCGCCGGCCAAGTACGCAGCAGTCAGGGTTGCTCGTTCCAAAGACGTACCGCTCAGGTTGGCGTGATACATGTTGGCGCCGGTCAAATCTGCCCTTTCCAGGTTGGCGTCAGTCAGATCTGCTTCTGCCAGGTTGGCGCCGGTCAGGTCAGCTCTGGCCAAATTTGCGCCGAGCAGGACTTGACCTGTCAGGTCCTGCTCACGAAGGTCCTCGCTTTCTTGGATCAGGGTTTGACCTGTGATGTCTTGCGCACGAACGCCCCTAGCTGTCGTAGGACGTGGGGTAAGGCTCACGCCGAGCAGTGAAGCCCAGTACCTGTGCCAGAAGCTGTACCCCGCCCGCCCTCGAGGTGCGGCTGCCGCGGGATGGCGCGTCATTCCTAACAGCGATGCCCAGTACCGTTCGATGAACCTTGCCTGTGTCACGAGGAGCTGCCCTCATCAGCGATCTCATCGATATTTCGTGCAGATCCGAACTGCCTCAACAGGGCAGGGGCCGAAGCGCCAACCGCGATTGCGGCCAGTGGGCTGGTCACTTGGCTGTGAAAGATCAAGCCTCCTATCGCTCCGAAGACCAACCGAGTGACTGCAACTGCGAGATCCGGCCAAAGGTCGATGTACTCACGCCAAGACTGGAGGGGCTCTTGTCTTTTTGCTGACTTACGCCGGTTCGCCCTGCGGACTGTCGCTCGGTCCGACCTCCATTGCAATAAGTTGCCCCCCAGGGCGACGAGTTCAACGATCGCGCCACCGGCCATACCGAAAACGAGGCCTAACTGCCAAATCACGGTGCGAGCTCCCCTTGAACCCGAGTTACGGAATCCAGTCCTGCCGCGATCTTGTCGACCGCCACCGTGAGTATGCACTAGGGACGGGTCGGAGATGGCCGCTATCAGGGGTGCCGAGCGCAGAGGCCAATGCCCACGTTGGACGCGCAAACCAACGCGTATGTTCTGCGCCTGCGTGGGTGGATGCGTGGAGTTGCAAAGAAGGAAGTGGCGACGATGCCGAGCACAACGAGGCGGAGCGGTGATCGCGCCGTGGCGGCAGGACGCGCGCCTACGATTGCGGCACCGCGAAGCCGCGGATGTCCGAACTGGGCTGCCGACGCGTGATCGGCCGTGTTGGCTGCACCGACCTGCTTACCGCACTGAACGACTATTGCCAGCTGGCTCACCTCGAAGCACCGACTGCGAGACAGCTGCCACTGCGGAAGACTAGTGGCCGCTCGCGGCCGATAGTCAACCATGCGGCCGTCGAGGTCGGCACAATCGACTGGGTGACAGGATTCGTATTGACACCAGAGCGTCGTGAAGAGCTGTCCGATCTTCTTGGGGACGAAACACGCTTTCGCACTTCGTATCCCAGGGTTGCGGAGTACCTCGATACTGCCGCTGCCATACCTGGAAGCGGTGATGCCGAGGCCGACAGGGCCTTCGACATTCGTTTGCTGCACTACATGACGGGCGGTGACAGTGAGAATCCGTACTGGGACATCGTTGGTCCGTCCGTCAGTGTGGCCCCGGCCGAGCGTGGTGGTCGTCGCGAGGTCAACGGCGGTGTAGCGAAGGGCAGTGCGCGACTGGCCTACGCGCAGACGGTTCTCCAGGAGGCATACGCGTATGCGATCCCGTCGCCCGAGACGCTGGAGTGGATCACCGCCGTTTGCGCGGGTCGAGGGCTGTTGGAGATCGGCGCCGGGCGCGGATACTGGGCCGAACAGCTGCGACGCCGCGGTGTCGATGTTTTGGCATTCGACTCGGAACCGCCCGGCCAGATCGAGAATGTGTCGTTTCGTGGGGGAGCGGGGCAGTTGGATGTCTGGCACGAAGTCGGCGACCTCGCCGGCCTGGCCGCAGCGCGGGAAGCTGGCGAGGAGTCGCGTCGAGTTCTTTTCTTGTGCTGGCCGCCGGGCTGGGGAGATCCGATGTCAACCGACGCGTTGGAAGCGTTCGAAGAAGCCGGAGGCGACACGCTGATCTACGTTGGCGAACCTCGCGGCGGCAAGACAGGCACTGATGCGTTCTTCGACAAGCTTGATTCCGGGTGGGAGCGGGTTGGCGAGGATACGCAGTTCGTGTCCTGGTGGAACCTGCACGACAAGGCGGAGAGCTGGACTCGTCGGAAATAGCACCGGAAGTCGCGCAAACGCGTCGCCCCACTCCCCACACACTGCCATGATGTATGTATACGTAGTTGTGTATTGGTAGGGGTGACTAACTCCTGCCCGAATGGACGAAGCGAGGGGATTGACAGTGGCTGAACCGGCATACGTGAAGATCGCGGGTGAATACGCACGCAAGATCAGGGCTGGCGAACTCCCGCCGGGGACCCAGCTGCGGAGCTACCCCGAACTGGCGAAGCGCCACGGCGTGTCGCAGATCGTGATCCGCAATGCGATCGAGTTGCTTCTCGGTCAGGGGCTGGTGCGGACCGAGCGGCGGAAGGGCACCTTCGTTGCCGACCGGCCGAATCTGACCAGGGTCTCGCCCGAGCGGCAGTTCGAGCAGCCCGAGACGACATTCGAGAACGAAGCAACGGAGCCGGTCGAGGTGGAGCGTGACATCGAGAGTGTGTCCGCTACGGAAGACCTCGCGGACAAGCTGGGCGTGAAAGTCGGCTC
Above is a genomic segment from Nocardia sputorum containing:
- the fxsT gene encoding FxSxx-COOH system tetratricopeptide repeat protein, with product MRREQLTDLEEGLAQGRVAVVVTGMRGAGKTQLAAAYARHVLDHEEGSVGWVNAETADTLHAGLSEIADYLGLSAPGEDTLRSARRLCNHLNNSSDRYLLVLDNATDPEQLRAVLPTRGGTRVLITTTNTAITWLADVTVDAGTGYTREQALAYLREATGLVDDPDGEQKLAKELGYLPLALSAAAAVITAARPPLSYETYLQRLRAQSLPRVLRRRDGADHPLRVDQAILLSIQAAEASRGDADLDSVVRWLLRLFAVLAPSGIRRELLHHPDPKLDELVDEAIDRGTQHSLLNWSTAKDRLLAHRLTARVLLERDRDADDCDDLLTSALAVLRPRLVQHEQAWVYRAVGADLVDQIEALWASGVPTHASPDVRDDAVACRFWAIRHLIETVSLDRAITIAEPFLAQCARAHGPNHPNTLTCRNHLANAYREAGRLAEAIPLYENNLTEVEHILGTDHPATLTSRNNLADAYRDAGRAAKAIPLYEKTLIDRERVLGVDHPATLTSRNNLASAYQLTGRVIEAISLLERNVVDRERVLGPDHPATLASRNHLAYAYRLAGRLTEAIPLYEKTLIDRERILGVDHPATLRTRNNLASAYQLTGRVIEAIPLAERNVIDRERVLSPDHPATLTSRNNLANAYHSAGRKVDAIPLLERNLTDSERILGPDHPTTLLFRNNLAAGYQSAGRTAEAIPLLGRNLTDAERILGPDHSTTLTTRNNLAAAYQSAGQTAKAIPLPEKTPVDRERPLGPDHPDTR
- a CDS encoding pentapeptide repeat-containing protein, producing MSLTPRPTTARGVRAQDITGQTLIQESEDLREQDLTGQVLLGANLARADLTGANLAEADLTDANLERADLTGANMYHANLSGTSLERATLTAAYLAGANMHRANLRGADLTDANLSDANLTETDFTGANLTHAILNHADLRDAVLTGDLTSTGLSYTDLSGATLERAMLPPLTQMLDVRWSDDTRWGRYTMAIRRNSARLGDGQHILNPLTPPQKSLRKRFS
- a CDS encoding GntR family transcriptional regulator, with the translated sequence MAEPAYVKIAGEYARKIRAGELPPGTQLRSYPELAKRHGVSQIVIRNAIELLLGQGLVRTERRKGTFVADRPNLTRVSPERQFEQPETTFENEATEPVEVERDIESVSATEDLADKLGVKVGSELTHVVVRASEGGRPISVSDSYQPVDGADVSAAAFLEETITDSLPPASHAEWLKTPSGELVKAVFQRYIASDEQVLMISNISYPRDRYDAFLFRMALEPESVATSRRETST